In Brassica napus cultivar Da-Ae chromosome C2, Da-Ae, whole genome shotgun sequence, the sequence TACTCTTTTTATATTATAgactaatgaaaaaaatattcaaggtTTTATTATGTTGCAATTTGATTAGGATCAATTCTTACATTTGTTACCAAAAACAGTATAAATTGTAAGCTTTCAAGTGTATAAAATTATAGGCCCCATACCAATGTTTCTTGAGTATCTGCTCAAGACCGGGCCCGAGCGCATGAGACCGTGGAGGGAGACGCAGCCTCTAGCTGAGCCTTGATGCGGTCAATCAGGTCAAATTCTCTAACGCTTCCGTTTGGTCCGGCCGTTTTCTCAGAGTTGGTTGAGTCAATGAGAAGGGAAGCGTCACAGCCCTACGAAGAATGaacaacaatatatattttaaatacgaTTAACCAGactaaatgataaatatatgaaattcaTGTAATTATATGAGAGTCTTATTTAAAATGCCTTTATTATACAGTATGCTGTTTTGTACAACATGTTcagtttaaactaaaaattaacataGAATGTTTGGACATGTTATAGCTGTATTAAAATGTTATAGGTTAGATTATTACCCTAACGAAACAGTCGTGAAAGTGCATACGGAGCAAAGCAGCAGTTACGGTTGGGTCAACACCAAACCGTTGGCGCACCAGATTGCGTACGATAGTCTCGGCTTGAGGGCATGACCGGCTATAAAATCCGACTCGCAGTTGGGCCAATGCGATcgggaaaataaagaaaagcacaagaagagaagaaaacttcATCATTTTTGTTGATAAGTTCTTCGAagtatttttcttttgcttcttgtGGAAGGGATTGTAAGACATTTGTGATCAACCATAAGGTATATATACTAAAAACTAAACCgctagaaaatataatttaagtttttgAAACTAACACATCTCCTGTTTGTGCCGAAGACATGCGAAAGTCAAAGGTTATATCAATTTCAGAGAAATAAGCTTTAGAAACGTTTGCAAAGGCGTGCGAGCGACTTAGTGAACATTCCTTTCGCCatgttgtaattttttattaatatacttttttaaaactaatttttattaatatactttACACTTATATGCTGAAGATTTGATCCAGCTATGTTGATAAATgaagaattttaattaattacatgGTCGAGAAGGTGGCAGTATCATCGTAATATATATCACTTTCAGTTTTTCTTTGCcggtttcgattttttttaagtgtttaggttgataaaattaaaaagagttatttaattaaatcataTGAAAGTACCTCAAACAGGGTTTTCTTTAAACAACTTGGCTCTAACAGATATATTTCaatattatatacattaataagaCTTTTATATGATTGAGAAAATTGACCCAAAAAATATGATTGAGAATAATACgatttaatttttagacattACCTTTAATTCTATCGGTTTCATTTAATTTTAGTCAATTGCACATGTACAACAACCGAATATAATTGCACCACAACAACTTACGTATAGAgacaatatttaaaattttaaaactcttCTTAATGGATTTTGCTTTATTAAATAGACGATTAACCGAATAATACATCAAAGCATATATACCACACAACAAGTTTTCCATGTCATGTACCCACAGGTTGGGTAATTAATTTGTTTAGTCGTCAAATTATATTACCATTAGTCGTTAGAATTGAAAGGATCAACTTGTTGTTAAACCGTATACGTCATGCCTAAAGAAGATAGACTAATTTTAGTTTCGAtttattgataaattttaaagtGTCCGTAAATATTGTGTgtattgaaattttcaaaaaaatattatatttatgatcataatttttaattaatatcagTTCATGGATTTAGTTGTAATCCAGCGTTAAAATAAAGCGAGAAAATATGAGTCATTATATCTTGTAAAATAATTTCCAACAAATCGAAAAAAAAGAATGCATGGACTTTAAAGTGCAGTTCTTTTACAAATATAAATCCTTTTGAAATTTACAACTGAAAACTTGGAAATTTATATACACTTAAATATACGTAACCCCAAAATCCGGTACATGATGAGGAAAAGAAGGGAAATGGTATACTTGATCAAAGCGACAATGATGTTGGGAAATAGTATCATTGATGCTTACTTTATAGAGTAATTGGTAAGTTTGCCCCTTAACGGGCAACTAATTTGCagaatacattttttttggaaactatTTTTCTCGGACTCTTTTACCCCTCAACAGAGCGCGAGCCTAAAGGCACTAGACCTGCGTCGCGTGTGTTTTGTGTCGGAGCCCCCCTTTCTACCCATTGGGTAATAGTGTGGCTCACGCCTGTTCAGGTTCTGCAGACGAAAGTGTGTGAATCTCCTCTGTCATTATCGAACTTCCAACAGTTAGAGCTGTCAATTGGTCGGGCCGACCGTTGGATTAGCCCTGTCCAAGCTTATATGGGTTGTCCATGGTCGGGCCCAAATAGCACATGGTCAGTTGGGCCAAAAACCAATTCACTCCGTGGGCATATTGATCTTAGACCAAATGGTCATTGGGCTAGCCCAGTATATCTAATATCTAGGGTTTCTAATTGCGAATTTGGGGGAAAATTAGAAGTTTTCTCTTGCGATTCGATCCGATGGGTCATCGAGGTTTGAAGGCGTGAAGCGACGACGACGGTGAAGTGACGACGGGTTCATCGAGGGTTCATCGACGGGTGAAGCGACGACGGGTTCATCGAGGGTGCTTGACCACAGATTTGTGGAGAGCCATTACCGTAGAAGGCTACATGTGCTTGACTGCCCACTACGTAGATGAAGAGTATAGTTTGAAGACGAAGATCTTATCCTTCTGCGCTTTTCCGCCTCCCCACTCTGGTGTTGCGATAGCCATTAAGCTGATCGAGCTTCTAAAAGAATGGGGGTTAGAGAAAAAGCTATTTTCTCTAACAGTGGATAATGCTTCTGCGAATGATAATATGCAAGGCATTTTGAAGAGAAAGCTACAAAAAGATTTGGTGTGCAGTGGGGAATTTTTTCATGTGAGGTGCTCAGCTCACATTCTAAACTTGATCGTGCAAGATGGTTTGGCTGTTCTTAGTGGAGCTTTAGATAAGATCCGGGAGAGCGTTAAGTATGTGAAAGGATCTCAGTCTAGGGAAATTATGGTTCAGAACTGTATCGAAACAGTTGGAATACGAGCTGAAGTGGCTCAAGCGGGTCTGATTTTAGATGTGACAACACGCTGGAACTCCACACACTTGATGCTATCGAGGGCTATTGGTTTTAAGGACGCCTTGAGAAACCTTAAAGAAGTTGATAGAAGCTACAAGAGCTTTCCGTCTGAGCTAGAGTGGGATAGATCAGAACGGATCTGCAAGCTATTGGAACCATTTTCTGAAGTCACAAAGCTCATCTCTGGTTCATCTTACCCGACAGCAAACTTATACTTTATGCAAGTATGGTCGATTAAGTGTTGGTTGAGAGGTCATGAAGATTCAGAGGATCGAGTTATTTGTGAAATGGTGGAGACTATGAAAGAGAAGTTCAACAAATACTGGGAAGAGTTCAGTGACATATTAGCAATTGCGGCAGTTCTTGATCCTCGACTAAAGTTTGCTTTTCTAGAGTATTGTTACAATATTCTAGATCCTGACACTGCCAAATTGAACTTGGATTATATACGTGGCAAGATGGTCAAGCTTTTTGGAGCATATAAGAAGGAGACAAGCACCACTAGAGCATCTACCTCACATGCTCCTCGACACAGCATACCTTCAGGATATGATGTAAGTTCATACTACTTCAAACGTATATTTCTCTTGAATGTTAAGACTTGTAGACTTGACTTGTAATTTGTAAACTTAAGACTCGTCGGTTTGTTATTGGTACATGGCTTTTATGCTTACTTCTCTCAAAAGATCGCTGGTGGTAGTGGGAAATCACCATTAGACACATACTTGGATGAGCCAGTGGTTGATATGGAAAGCTTTAGAAGTTTGGATGCTGTCTCATACTGGAAAGACAATGCAAGCCGCTTTAAAGAGCTGTCTTCAATGGCTTGTGATGTCCTCAGTATCCCTCTCACGACAGTGGCGTCGGAATCATCATTCAGCATTGGTAGCCGAGTTCTCAACAAGTACAGAAGCTGTCTCCTAACCACAAACGTTCAAGCTTTGATCTGCGCAAGGAACTGGTTCCGTGGCTTCCAAGAAATAGGTGGTGAGATTGAGTTTACCTCTTAGGTGATGAGGATCCCTTCAGTATATGATGTAAGTTTATACCTTTTAGTCTTTGTTTGTACGGAATGAGATTGTCTGTGTAGCTGAAACTTAATGATTAGGTCGTTTGCTTCTTTCTAAAGAAGTTGCGGTTGATGTTCTAACTGTTGCTATATGTCTCGTTTTGAAACTGTCTTGAGTTCTGAAATTAATGTGTTATTCATAGTTATTAGTATGGACAGTGAAGTTGATAGCTCAGGTATAGTGAAGTTGATAAATCGCTTGTTGCATTAGGTCTCTGTTATTGTATAAACTTAGACAAAAAAACGTTGTGATAATGCCTCCATCTTGGTGATGATTTTTGGTGATATGATTTTCTGTTTTGTTGGTAATGCTTAAATGGTATGTCTAGGTTTATGACGAATGATTATAACTGTTGTTGTTTTATGTGCAAGGCTTTTCTACTGGATTCTATCAAGGATTTATGATTCTGGACTTGGCAGTAAACAATGATGGTGCTTTAGGTGGTAAGAGGTTACTTGTGGATGCCACAAATGCGAGAACTGTTCAATCTCTTGAGACTTTGATATTGTGAGTTTGAGACCTTGTTATCTTTGAGACTTTGATGTGAGTTTGAGACTTTGTTATGTTTGAGTTACAAATTTTGTTATGTTTGAAACATTacttattttacaaaacattgatattcacaaattttataaaatttaattaagtacaaataaataaattaaagattttataaaatttaaataagtacaaataaataaataatggattatgtaaaattaaaagtataaaaattattgtgaataatataaatgtaaaacatataacttaaatacaaatataaatcattGGGTGTCCATGGACTTGACCATTTGGACATGGTCTTTATTGGTCTTGGACATTTTTTTGGACCATTGTCCAATATGGACCATCCAATATTACCCATAACTGAAATGGTCAATTTGGTCAAGCCCAAATGGGCTCTGGACGGTCCATTTGACAGTTCTACCAACAGTCGCATTCACTCACATTTCCTCAACTACTAAATCCCCTTTTTCACACCGAGAATTATCAGTCCAGACATTTACCGCaaataaaccctaatttttcaATTCGAGATTAATTCTGTCTCCGACAAACTACTCGCGATGGAAGAAGTTCTGTTACCGCCAAGGATGTTCGCCGCCGGCGATGAACCCCTTGGAGAGCGCGTGAACTCGTATCACAAGTTGAGGAGGACTGAGATGCTCATCGACGCTTTAGAACCAGAGGAGTTGAATTTTCTACGTATATTAACTTTCGGGAAGGTTCTTGCCATCGAAGAGAATCCGCCGTTCTCCGGTGCTTTTGGGCAACATGTTGTTGTTAGGCTGCTCAAAGTTAACAAGAAGTATGAGGTTTGGATTCTTTTTGCTGGGAATCCTGTCAGGATGTCACTCCGCGAGTTCGCAATCGTCACTGGACTGAACTGTCGGAAGATCCCAGAACCcacaaagaggaagaagaatccTCTGAAAGTGAAGCTTTACTGGAACAAACTTTTTGGGTCTTTGAAGTTCTGTACTGTCGATATTGCTATAGACATGCTGAAGAAGAAGGTTGTTAAAGGTACTCAAGCCAGGATCAAGTTTGCGTGCCTTGCAATCACATCGTCGATTCTGTTTCCTTCTTCACATACACCACGCATCATGCCAGACCATGTTGAAATGATACGAGATTTAGATGAGTTTCTCGCTTTCCCCTGGGGCCGAGCTTCTTTCCAGACTCTGGTTACCTCCCTGATCTCTAAGGATGAAATCACATTATCGCAATCTTCTGTTGCGATCCACGGGTACGTTGATGCTATTCAGATGGTTTTATTGGCTGCAATTCCacaactcaaagaagagatcacACAGTCGGAGCCAATTGTCATTGAGGATTCCGAGAGCGAGGATGATTCTACCGAGGAACAGGCACCGCCGGAAGAGGATAAAGTGGTGCATTCGGAAAAACCTTTTCCGACGACCAAGTACTGTCTCATTCCCGCGCACGCGAAGAGCGTAGATACCGATTGCCAGGTAGCAAATAACACTCAACTTATTTACTAGCTGCTATCATACTCATTAACGATTAAAATCTGGTTTTAAACCtgtatgaattaaaaaaaaccgaATTGTCTGAATTGACCAGAAAACCAGAGACGAATTTAAACCAAAACTTGTCGAGTATTAGCCGGTTCCTACAATTGTTACTCGAACCGAATCGAAAATCGAAAGAACCCAACCAatcaaattttcataaataatcgaACGGTTCTTATATTTCtaaaactgaaaaccaaaaaccaaaacaactGAACCGAAGTCGAAACTTCCATGCCTAGCTGAGACTATCTACAAGCTTACCTATGAAGTTGTTGGATAAATCAATGGACTCGAGGCTGGTGAAATGTGAGATGCTTGGGACAGCTTTCAAGCCTATGCTCGAGATGTGAGCCATGCTTGAGGATTTTCTCAGGGACTGGATTAAGCTGTTTGCATGCACTATGGCCTCTGAGTCATTTACATTTCCTGAGGGTGATCTCACCATCTTAGAAGAAGCCATGAAGCTGGGCTTGTCCTCTTCCTCGTTTACTGGAATCACTGTGTCTACATCTAGTCCTCTTACCCACTCATCCACTCGTTTCATCGAAGAGGACTCCGCAGAGAACGCTACCCACTGATTCTTATGAAATTGGTGGTTGTCTGCAGAATCTTGATGGCTAGTTTGGCTTTGCTCAGCAAAGTCAGAGGTGTAACCAGACTGGTGATTGTTGGCTGAAGACTTTAGGGAGACAAGGTGTTTGTGAAGGTTCCTATGACTCCAGAGGAAGAGTTTCCACCATAGCTTCCTGCTTCCTGAGGGAAGTATCTGCATTGATGAATGTTTCTTGAGCATCAGTCCATCTGCACTTCTATGTGACCTAACTGACTTGGTCTCGAAGCTATCTCTCGGGTCATGGAAAGCACGAGGATCAGCGCCGTTGAACTTGCTTAGAGTGGAGCAAGATCGTTTGAGCTTAGGTGAAGCCACCCAAGACGTGGCTCTACCTAAGCCAGGATCGCTGACGTGGCCGCTTTCTTCAACATCATGTTCATTTTCAGAACAGTCTGTCACTTCCTTACCTAGCTCCTTACTTGTCGGAGACGCAACCGGTTGTTCTTGAACTTGGAATTTAGGAGAGTCGTTTTCATCGCGTTCATCTTCACCATCATATGAGTCTTGCTCCCTAGGGCTGTCCTTGTGATCAATGAACTTGTGGTGGATCACGTTGGTGTTAGGCTCGTCCTTCTCTAGAGGCTTCACTGGCTCTTCACGTCTGATCTGAAGGATTCTTTGTGTTCTTGGTGGCAGAGTAGGTTTTGGATTCCTCTGTTTAGGTCAACAAATGAACTATTGTATTAGATTCCTACTAAACTTCTAActtaaaattaattgacaataaATGAATTGATTCCAAAATAAACATGGATcttaaactaaataaatgaaCTGACATCAAATACCATATTCAGTTTGAGTTAATCATGACTTTTTAACTTAAAATCTATTAACGAGtcctaatctttatatattagttttttatttaattatctatGTGGAACATATTCATTCATTGACAAATGGAAACATCTCAAACATAAATAACTTGcctgaaaaattcataaacaAACACAAAGTCACCTGAAAATTTTCATGAGAacacattttatcaaaaaaaaaaaaaaaaaattcatgagaACACCACAAAGTCCAACAGAGGCCATAAAAGGAATTAACTTaccttgtttttctttttaccgATCAATCCAGCAAAGCAGCTGAACATCTTTATGTTTTTGTCGGAGATTAAAGCTTAACCGTAATCTACTGGAAGCTTGGGAAGCACCAACCCGATAAATAAAAAGGGATAAATGACGCCGGAAAAAGAGGAGGCAGTTCTTGAGCCGACCACCGCCGAAACCGCTGATGTGTCGGCCAGAGTTTCTGAAATCTCGCCGTATTTTGTTTTCAGATTATCTGTTTAGATGACAGCCACTAAaccaaaacagagaagaagagaagaagaagacttatGAAAAGGACGAGTTTTACAGAGCATGCAGGAGAGCCACATGTAACTATATTCT encodes:
- the LOC125581558 gene encoding uncharacterized protein LOC125581558 produces the protein MFSCFAGLIGKKKNKRNPKPTLPPRTQRILQIRREEPVKPLEKDEPNTNVIHHKFIDHKDSPREQDSYDGEDERDENDSPKFQVQEQPVASPTSKELGKEVTDCSENEHDVEESGHVSDPGLGRATSWVASPKLKRSCSTLSKFNGADPRAFHDPRDSFETKSVRSHRSADGLMLKKHSSMQILPSGSRKLWWKLFLWSHRNLHKHLVSLKSSANNHQSGYTSDFAEQSQTSHQDSADNHQFHKNQWVAFSAESSSMKRVDEWVRGLDVDTVIPVNEEEDKPSFMASSKMVRSPSGNVNDSEAIVHANSLIQSLRKSSSMAHISSIGLKAVPSISHFTSLESIDLSNNFIGLKPDFNR